A genomic window from Triticum urartu cultivar G1812 chromosome 7, Tu2.1, whole genome shotgun sequence includes:
- the LOC125524892 gene encoding phytosulfokines 1-like: protein MHPRSAATVRLCLVCLALLLLTRDVRSRNLVGAVVQKERHKQSHGGHGGATPEPPVEEGSDAGAKRGQLQRDPTRWEEIHTDYIYTQDVKHP from the exons ATGCATCCAAGAAGCGCGGCCACGGTGCGGCTCTGCCTTGTATGCCTTGCTCTCCTGCTGCTGACCCGAGATGTCCGCTCCAGGAATCTCGTAGGGGCGGTGGTGCAGAAGGAGAGGCACAAGCAGAGCCATGGCGGCCACGGCGGAGCCACCCCG GAACCGCCCGTTGAGGAAGGCAGCGACGCAGGTGCCAAGAGGGGACAGCTGCAGCGTGATCCGACGAGATGGGAGGAGATCCACACGGACTACATCTACACCCAAGACGTCAAACACCCGTGA